The region CGGCTCGCTCGGATCGACCTACGTGGGCGCGATGGGGCAGTATCTCAGCTACGACCTCGCGTTTGCCGGGCTCGTTGGCTGTCTCCTGGTGAGCAGTCTGGTCATCGTCACTCGTGGCCGGGCGTAGGACGGGGCGGGTTCCCCGGCTGCCTGCGAGCGCCATCGCCGCGGCGCCCACCGTGTCGAAACGACCATCCGTCTCCCGGGAAAGGGTCCGACAACGATGGCCCGGTCACTGAGCACGTACGTCGACTACCGGACGAGCCTGGCCTACGTCGGGACGACGCTCAAGTATATCGGCGTGACGACGCTGTTCCCGCTCGTGCTGGCGCTCTACTACGGCGAGGCCCTCCTCCCGTTCGTGGCTACGGGCGTCGTGATGGGCGGCGGCGGCGCACTGCTCGAGCGGCTCCGGAGGGGCGGCGAACTGGGCAACCGTGAGGGATTCCTGCTGGTGAGTCTCGCGTGGTTGGTCGTCCCGCTGGCTGGGACGGTGCCGTATCTCGTCGCCGGAACGGGCACCGTCGCCCACCCCGTCAACGCGCTGTTCGAGAGCATGAGCGGGTTCACGACGACGGGTGCGACTGTCCTCGGGGAGATCTCCGTCGAGCGCCACGGCCACGCGATGCTGATGTGGCGCCAGCTCACACAGTGGCTCGGCGGGATGGGGATCCTGGTGCTGATGGTCGCCATCCTCCCCCAGCTCTCTATCGGCGGCGCACAGGTGATCCGAGAGGAGGCGCCCAGTCTCCAACTGGAGAAGCTGACGCCACGGATCCAGGAGACCGCACGCGTGCTCTGGTCGGTCTACGCGGGGTTCACCGTCCTCGCCGCGCTCGTCTACTACGGGCTGCATCTGGCCGGCGTGGCGCCGACAATGGACCTCTACAACGCGGTCGCCCACGCGCTCACGACGCTGCCCACCGGCGGGTTCTCGCCCCAGGCCCGGAGCGCCGAGGCGTTCGCGCCGTCGATTCAGTGGGCGATGATGCCGTTCATGCTCGTCGCGGGGACGAACTTCGCGCTGTTCTGGCACGTCCTGCAGGGGAACCCTCGCCGGCTCACCAGCAACACCGAGTTCCGGGCGTACCTGCTTGCCATCACTGGCCTCGGCGCAGTGATTTCGGCTCTGCTGTTCCTCGGTGTCGGCCTCGCCGAGGCGCCGACGGCCATCGATGTGATTCCGGGCAACCTCGAGAACTCGCTCCGGCAGGGGCTCTTCCAGGTGATCGCCATCGTGACCACCACTGGCTACGCCAGCATGGACTTCAACACGTGGGACCAGTCAACCCAGACGATCCTCCTGTTTGCGTTCTTCCTCGGCGGCTCCGCCGGCTCAGCGGCGGGGTCGATCAAGATCGTTCGCTGGGTGCTCGTCAAGCGAGCGGTCGGCCGGTCGCTGTTCATGTCCGTCCATCCGGAAGCGGTGCGGCCGGTCCGGCTGGCCGACGGGATCGTCGACGACGACATCCTCCGCGACGTGTTCGTGCTCGTGACGGTGTTTTTCTCGCTGTTCGCGCTCTCAACGGCGCTGCTCTACCTCGACTCGCTGTGGACGCCGGGGCTTTCGCTAACGGGACTGGAGGCGATGAGCGTCGCTGCCGCCACGCTGGGCAACGTCGGCCCGGGGTTCGGCCCCGTCGGCCCGATGAACAGCTTCCTGGCGTTCTCGAGCCCAGGGAAACTCTACATGGTGTTCCTGATGTGGGTCGGCCGGCTGGAGGTGCTCTCGGTGCTCGTGGTGTTCACGCCGGCGTTCTGGCGGCGATGACGGCGGAAGGGTGAAAAACCAAGGGCGTTGCGGTCACGTGTCGGTCCGAGCGCGGCTCTGGATCGAAACCAGCTATCGTTCGTCGATCGGGACCCAGTCGGCCTCGGTCTCGCCGGTGTACTTCGCGCGAGGGCGCATGATGCGATTGTCCTCGAGTTGTTCGAGCACGTGGGCCACCCACCCACCGACGCGGCTCATCGCGAAGATGGGGGTGAACATATCGACGGGGATGCCCAGCTGGTAGTAGACCGTGCCGGAGTAGAAGTCGACGTTGGGCGCGAGGCCCTTCTCTTTGAAGCCGGCCTCCTCGACCAGATAGGTCTCAATTTTGTTGGCGTGGTCGTACCACTTACGCTCGCCTGAGGCGTCCCCGAGGTCACGCGATTTCTCTTCGAGAATCACGGCCCGCGGGTCCTTCACGTTGTAGACACGGTGGCCGAATCCCGGAATTTTCCGCCCGTTGTCGATGGCGTCTTTGGCCCACTCGACGGGGTCTTTCGCGGAGCGGTCGACCTCGATGAGTGTCTCCATCACGTCCTGATTGGCGCCGCCGTGGAGCGAGCCCGAGAGCGCGCCTACGCCGCCGGTCACCGCGGCGTAGGTGTCTGCGAGCGTGGAGGCGATGACCATGGAGGCGAATGTCGAGGCGTTCAGGCCGTGGTCGGCGTGGAGCGTCAGCGCCATGTCCAGCGTCTCCTCGGCGACCCACTCGGGCTCCTCGCCGGTCAGCATGTAGAGGAAG is a window of halophilic archaeon DL31 DNA encoding:
- a CDS encoding 2-methylcitrate synthase/citrate synthase II (TIGRFAM: 2-methylcitrate synthase/citrate synthase type I~KEGG: hla:Hlac_0723 2-methylcitrate synthase/citrate synthase II~PFAM: Citrate synthase-like), which encodes MADEVKKGLEGVVVAESELSYIDGDIGKLVYRGYAIEDLSADATYEEVLYLLWHGSLPTREELDTFSETMAEERAVDDYVLEALAELAAVDEAPMAALRSAVSMLSASDPEAETEPQDLEASLRKGRRITAKVPTILAAYQRLRDGEEPLEPKGAALSHAGNFLYMLTGEEPEWVAEETLDMALTLHADHGLNASTFASMVIASTLADTYAAVTGGVGALSGSLHGGANQDVMETLIEVDRSAKDPVEWAKDAIDNGRKIPGFGHRVYNVKDPRAVILEEKSRDLGDASGERKWYDHANKIETYLVEEAGFKEKGLAPNVDFYSGTVYYQLGIPVDMFTPIFAMSRVGGWVAHVLEQLEDNRIMRPRAKYTGETEADWVPIDER
- a CDS encoding cation transporter (PFAM: Cation transporter~KEGG: hut:Huta_1412 cation transporter), with the protein product MARSLSTYVDYRTSLAYVGTTLKYIGVTTLFPLVLALYYGEALLPFVATGVVMGGGGALLERLRRGGELGNREGFLLVSLAWLVVPLAGTVPYLVAGTGTVAHPVNALFESMSGFTTTGATVLGEISVERHGHAMLMWRQLTQWLGGMGILVLMVAILPQLSIGGAQVIREEAPSLQLEKLTPRIQETARVLWSVYAGFTVLAALVYYGLHLAGVAPTMDLYNAVAHALTTLPTGGFSPQARSAEAFAPSIQWAMMPFMLVAGTNFALFWHVLQGNPRRLTSNTEFRAYLLAITGLGAVISALLFLGVGLAEAPTAIDVIPGNLENSLRQGLFQVIAIVTTTGYASMDFNTWDQSTQTILLFAFFLGGSAGSAAGSIKIVRWVLVKRAVGRSLFMSVHPEAVRPVRLADGIVDDDILRDVFVLVTVFFSLFALSTALLYLDSLWTPGLSLTGLEAMSVAAATLGNVGPGFGPVGPMNSFLAFSSPGKLYMVFLMWVGRLEVLSVLVVFTPAFWRR